The Medicago truncatula cultivar Jemalong A17 chromosome 4, MtrunA17r5.0-ANR, whole genome shotgun sequence genome includes a region encoding these proteins:
- the LOC11443758 gene encoding transmembrane protein 230 — MYVDHAFSISDEDMMMETSYTANNKPPIKEIALAVALLVFGTLGIIIGSLMAYNHVGGDTAHGLFFAILGSILFIPGFYYTRIAYYAYKGYKGFSFSNIPPV; from the exons ATGTACGTAGATCACGCATTCTCGATTTCCGATGAAGACATGATGATGGAAACATCATACACGGCGAATAACAAACCACCGATCAAGGAGATTGCTCTCGCCGTCGCTCTTCTCGTTTTCGGAACCCTAGGTATCATCATCGGTTCTCTCATGGCTTACAATCATGTCGGCGGCGACACTGCTCACG GTCTCTTCTTTGCAATACTGGGATCAATCTTGTTCATACCAGGTTTCTACTATACACGGATTGCATACTATGCTTACAAGGGATACAAAGGGTTCTCATTCTCTAACATACCTCCTGTATAG